Part of the Micromonospora rhizosphaerae genome is shown below.
GGGACGGCCGGCAGCTCACGCCTTCCACGAACCGCGCGACGGAGGTCGGTTCTCCCTCACCACGGACGATGTCCTGCAGTGCCGAGCGCACGTCGATCAGGGAGCGCCACTCGTCCTCAGAGGCCGGTTGGCTGTGGGCGGTGAGCCACTTCCGGCCGGCCTCGAAGGTGGCCAGCTCATCACGTGCTGACCCGTCGATGACGGGTGTGGTGTTGAGCAGGTCGAGCAGCAGGATCTCATCGGTCTCGTCAGTCGCGGGCACGGTCACAATCTAACCCCCAAACGTTGCTTGACAGGTTA
Proteins encoded:
- a CDS encoding CGNR zinc finger domain-containing protein — its product is MPATDETDEILLLDLLNTTPVIDGSARDELATFEAGRKWLTAHSQPASEDEWRSLIDVRSALQDIVRGEGEPTSVARFVEGVSCRPSLVADGLTWTLNLPEGRSAAARAVLAWNALRVSSPGRLRPCANLECRLYLIDHSKSNNARWCSMAICGNRMKARRHYERARQARTT